One genomic window of Elaeis guineensis isolate ETL-2024a chromosome 2, EG11, whole genome shotgun sequence includes the following:
- the LOC114913623 gene encoding uncharacterized protein: protein MAVLEDGRASEKRSGDDGDDLPIFNAENLQSNMKSIYYSRSFLSIIGGVVAGIWGFTGLMGFVFYFLIMATASLGFVAKAKFSTHKYFDCRNRILMDGFLGGLMSFVLFWTFAYDIVHIF, encoded by the exons ATGGCGGTACTTGAAGATGGGAGAGCTTCTGAGAAGAGATCAGGCGACGATGGCGATGATTTGCCCATCTTCAATGCTGAGAATCTACAGAGCAACATGAAATCCATCTACTACAG TCGTTCCTTCTTGTCTATCATTGGTGGAGTGGTTGCCGGAATTTGGGGATTTACTGGCTTGATGGGCTTTgttttttatttcttaattatGGCAACTGCTTCTCTGGGATTTGTGGCGAAGGCAAAATTTTCGACACACAAATACTTTGATTGTCGGAACAGAATTCTAATGGATGGATTTCTGGGTGGCCTCATG TCGTTCGTGCTGTTCTGGAC GTTTGCTTATGACATTGTTCACATATTCTGA